The Acetivibrio saccincola genome window below encodes:
- a CDS encoding outer membrane protein assembly factor BamB family protein yields MRASKIIIIINVIILILCIPGFIVLNSYLSKKNSGTKEPEATFVPGNNTEDNTRLPQEDEINENEVEEEEEKEEEIQVEIVPEALPSNYNFTWDVLKDNTILENYKRKDEVKFPSYNKYNEIKGITTFRGNNYRNSASYGYADVTEEKLEKIWNVKIGYLDSWTGVGWNGQPAIVNWDGNLRKKMNLYQDKKNKDNLKEVIYGTLDGKIYFLDLDDGSYTRDPINVGIPIKGSVTVDPRGYPLLYSGQGIDVVNGKRVSIGFRIFSLIDQKMLYFINGIDSTSHRLWGAFDSTPLIHKETDTLFECGENGFLYSIKLNTNYDIDNGKISIEPDVIKYRYTSPVNRRLGIESSIAAYKNYGYFVDNSGTFTCIDLNTLTPVWIRNVTDDTDSTAAIEDLGSGNVFIYTANEVDIQGQGGYSYIRKINALSGELIWEKKYKCAYNPDIAGGALASPVIGKNNISNLVIYTLAKTDNKQNGGKLIAFNKETGEEVWVLDMDFYSWSSPVDIYTKDGKCYIIQCDSGGNMFLIEGATGKVLDQIPLYANVEGSPAVYEDIIVVGTRGQQIWGIKIK; encoded by the coding sequence ATGAGAGCCTCTAAAATAATCATAATCATTAATGTTATCATCCTTATTCTATGTATACCAGGCTTTATAGTTTTAAACAGTTATTTATCTAAAAAGAATTCAGGCACCAAGGAACCTGAAGCTACTTTTGTACCGGGTAATAATACCGAAGATAACACCCGCCTGCCTCAGGAAGATGAAATAAATGAAAATGAAGTTGAAGAAGAAGAGGAAAAGGAAGAAGAAATTCAAGTTGAGATTGTGCCGGAAGCCCTTCCTTCAAATTATAATTTTACATGGGATGTACTAAAGGACAATACAATACTTGAAAACTACAAAAGGAAGGATGAGGTTAAATTCCCCTCTTACAATAAATATAACGAAATTAAAGGTATTACAACTTTTAGGGGAAATAATTACAGAAACTCTGCAAGCTACGGATATGCAGATGTAACTGAAGAAAAACTTGAAAAAATATGGAATGTAAAAATAGGATATTTAGATTCTTGGACAGGTGTAGGCTGGAACGGCCAGCCGGCCATAGTTAACTGGGACGGAAATCTAAGAAAAAAAATGAACTTATACCAGGACAAAAAGAATAAAGACAATTTAAAAGAAGTTATATACGGTACTTTAGACGGCAAAATATACTTTTTAGACTTAGATGACGGCTCATACACCAGGGATCCAATAAATGTAGGTATACCTATAAAGGGAAGCGTAACAGTTGACCCCAGAGGTTACCCTCTTTTGTATTCAGGTCAGGGAATTGATGTAGTAAACGGTAAAAGAGTCAGTATAGGGTTTAGAATATTCAGTCTTATAGACCAAAAAATGTTGTATTTTATTAACGGTATAGACTCTACTTCCCATAGATTATGGGGTGCTTTTGATTCCACCCCCCTTATTCATAAAGAAACTGACACTTTATTTGAATGCGGCGAAAACGGTTTTCTATACTCCATAAAACTTAATACAAATTACGATATAGATAACGGTAAAATTTCCATTGAACCGGATGTTATAAAATACAGGTACACTTCCCCTGTAAACAGGCGTCTTGGGATAGAAAGCTCCATTGCCGCATATAAAAACTACGGTTATTTTGTAGATAACAGCGGCACTTTTACATGTATTGATTTAAATACCCTTACCCCTGTCTGGATAAGAAATGTAACTGATGACACCGACAGCACAGCTGCAATAGAGGACTTGGGCAGCGGCAATGTATTTATTTATACAGCAAATGAAGTGGATATACAAGGCCAGGGGGGATACAGTTACATCCGGAAAATTAATGCCCTGTCAGGGGAATTAATATGGGAAAAAAAATATAAATGCGCTTACAATCCTGATATTGCCGGCGGGGCTTTAGCTTCCCCTGTTATCGGTAAAAACAATATCAGCAATCTGGTTATATACACTCTGGCAAAGACAGATAACAAGCAAAATGGCGGTAAATTAATTGCCTTTAACAAGGAAACCGGTGAAGAAGTCTGGGTTTTAGACATGGACTTTTACTCCTGGAGTTCACCTGTGGATATTTATACCAAGGATGGAAAATGCTATATTATCCAGTGTGATTCCGGAGGAAATATGTTTTTGATAGAAGGTGCCACAGGCAAAGTTCTTGACCAAATACCCCTTTATGCAAATGTAGAAGGCTCCCCTGCCGTATATGAAGATATAATTGTAGTGGGCACCAGGGGACAACAAATATGGGGTATAAAGATAAAATAA
- a CDS encoding SDR family oxidoreductase: MEENFYKRKFSLEGKTAIVTGALGLLGKEFCKGLAEFGANVVVVDLDEKKAKDFSKELSYKYKVKSLGMKCDVSREEDVNNMVERVLEEYTKIDILHNNAATKTDDLEGFFAPFEEYSPDNWRNVMSVNIDGMFLVAQKVGQHMAKVGGGSIIQTSSIYGLVAPDMRIYKGAVYLNKNINTPAVYTVSKAAVIGLTKYLAAYWGNKKIRVNTLILGGNESGQNEIFVKNYSHKVPLGRMGYPDEMVGALIYLASDASSYVTGQSIVVDGGFSIW, translated from the coding sequence TTGGAAGAAAATTTTTATAAGAGAAAATTTAGTTTAGAAGGAAAAACTGCCATTGTCACAGGGGCTTTAGGTCTTTTAGGAAAGGAATTTTGCAAAGGTCTTGCGGAATTTGGGGCAAATGTAGTGGTGGTTGATTTAGATGAAAAAAAGGCAAAAGATTTTTCAAAGGAACTCTCTTACAAATATAAAGTAAAATCCTTGGGAATGAAATGCGATGTTTCAAGGGAAGAAGATGTAAATAACATGGTGGAAAGGGTTTTAGAAGAATACACTAAAATAGATATTTTACATAATAATGCTGCTACTAAAACAGATGATTTGGAAGGCTTTTTTGCACCCTTTGAAGAGTACTCACCAGACAACTGGAGAAATGTTATGTCTGTAAATATTGACGGCATGTTTCTTGTGGCTCAGAAAGTGGGGCAGCATATGGCAAAGGTAGGAGGCGGCAGTATAATCCAGACTTCATCAATATACGGGCTGGTGGCGCCGGATATGAGGATTTATAAAGGAGCTGTTTATTTAAATAAAAATATAAACACCCCGGCTGTATATACCGTTTCAAAAGCAGCGGTTATAGGGCTTACAAAGTATTTGGCCGCCTACTGGGGAAATAAAAAAATAAGGGTTAACACTTTGATTTTAGGAGGAAATGAAAGCGGACAAAATGAAATTTTTGTAAAAAATTACTCCCATAAAGTTCCCCTAGGAAGAATGGGATACCCTGATGAAATGGTAGGAGCTTTAATTTATCTTGCATCAGACGCTTCAAGCTATGTTACGGGTCAAAGCATTGTTGTGGACGGGGGATTTAGCATTTGGTAA
- a CDS encoding acylneuraminate cytidylyltransferase family protein produces the protein MGKKVKRLCTICARSGSKGLENKNTRLLLGKPLIAYSIESALNSGLFDKIAVSSDCEKILETAKGWKADCLIKRPIELSEDTSPKIPAIVHCLLEVERMEGYTFDIIVDLDVTSPLRHVSDIKNVVEILEKSSISNVVSGTYPNCSPYFNMVEMDEKGELKLCKTIKKPIQRRQDAPICYQLNASVYAWKREFLLKGGSTLLNKDTFLYVMPRERSVDIDDELDFLFVEFLLSKRELLNK, from the coding sequence GTGGGTAAAAAGGTGAAGAGGCTTTGTACAATTTGTGCACGTTCCGGGTCGAAAGGACTTGAAAATAAAAATACCCGGCTCCTTTTAGGAAAACCCCTCATAGCCTACAGCATTGAAAGTGCTTTAAACAGCGGGCTTTTTGACAAAATTGCGGTAAGCAGTGATTGTGAAAAAATTTTAGAAACGGCAAAGGGGTGGAAGGCTGACTGTTTAATAAAAAGACCTATAGAGCTTTCAGAAGATACTTCCCCTAAAATTCCTGCAATAGTACACTGTCTTTTGGAAGTTGAAAGGATGGAAGGGTATACCTTTGATATCATTGTAGATTTAGATGTAACTTCCCCATTAAGGCATGTTTCGGATATAAAAAATGTTGTAGAAATTCTTGAAAAAAGCAGCATTTCCAATGTGGTATCAGGAACATACCCAAACTGTTCTCCATATTTTAATATGGTTGAAATGGATGAAAAGGGAGAGCTAAAGCTTTGTAAAACCATTAAAAAGCCAATACAAAGGCGTCAGGATGCCCCAATATGCTATCAGCTGAATGCCTCTGTTTATGCATGGAAAAGGGAGTTTTTACTAAAAGGTGGTTCAACTCTATTAAATAAAGACACTTTTTTATACGTTATGCCAAGGGAGCGCTCCGTTGATATTGATGATGAACTGGATTTTTTGTTTGTTGAATTTTTGTTAAGTAAAAGAGAGTTATTAAATAAATGA
- a CDS encoding nucleotidyltransferase family protein translates to MNKLKKKDNLVVIMAGGLGKRLKPLTDNCSKSMLKIGDKPILEIILNNFIKQGFYNFYISINYKGEQIKNYFKDGAKWGININYIHEKKMMGTAGSLSLISLKDDLPLIVINGDVLTTLSYDKLMDFHKKNCAKMTVVGKSYCVKIPYGVMKKEGLRLLDFEEKPVHKALINAGIYVLEAEAINNIPKNSYYNLNELIKKMLFNGDFIAVYEMDDYWIDIGTKGGLYQAKKDVYEVF, encoded by the coding sequence ATGAATAAGTTAAAAAAAAAAGATAATTTAGTTGTGATTATGGCAGGAGGATTGGGAAAAAGATTAAAACCTCTTACAGACAATTGTTCTAAATCAATGCTTAAAATTGGTGATAAACCTATACTTGAAATAATTTTAAATAACTTTATAAAACAGGGATTTTACAATTTTTACATATCAATTAATTACAAAGGGGAGCAAATAAAAAATTATTTTAAAGACGGTGCTAAATGGGGAATTAATATAAATTATATTCATGAGAAAAAGATGATGGGCACTGCTGGTTCTCTAAGCCTTATAAGCTTAAAAGATGATCTTCCGCTGATTGTTATAAACGGGGATGTTCTTACAACCCTTTCCTATGATAAATTAATGGATTTTCATAAAAAAAACTGTGCAAAAATGACGGTTGTGGGCAAAAGCTACTGCGTCAAAATACCCTATGGCGTAATGAAAAAAGAAGGGTTAAGGCTTTTGGACTTTGAAGAAAAACCTGTACATAAAGCTTTAATTAATGCAGGAATATACGTTTTAGAAGCTGAGGCAATAAACAATATACCCAAAAATTCTTACTATAATTTAAATGAACTTATAAAAAAAATGCTTTTTAACGGAGACTTTATTGCTGTATATGAAATGGATGATTACTGGATAGATATTGGGACAAAGGGAGGTCTTTACCAGGCAAAAAAGGATGTTTATGAGGTGTTTTAA
- a CDS encoding Gfo/Idh/MocA family protein, which produces MNCIVVGYGSIGKRHVNVLKKLNCKVAVVSRRKIEYPLTYNSISTALKSERPDYVIVANETAKHYDTLKELSENSFNGTVMVEKPLFEKRHDMPQNNFKNVYVGYNLRFNPIIKKLYRIIKNEKVLFAKAYAGQYLPYWRVGRDYTFTYSAKKNEGGGVLLDLSHELDYCTWLFGNWSEMTAIGGKYSSLKIDSEDVFCITMAAEKCPVVQINLNYLDKIGRREITVITDKKTIIADLTGQKIQINKKVIRYNITRDYTYYMQHKAVLKGETHCLCTLEEGMNILDMVFYAKEALKKKEWVKR; this is translated from the coding sequence ATGAATTGTATTGTTGTGGGGTATGGTTCAATTGGAAAAAGGCATGTAAATGTATTAAAGAAATTAAATTGCAAAGTGGCGGTTGTAAGCAGAAGAAAAATTGAGTACCCTTTAACGTACAATTCCATAAGCACCGCTTTAAAAAGTGAAAGGCCTGATTATGTAATAGTTGCTAATGAAACAGCAAAGCACTATGACACATTAAAAGAGCTTTCAGAAAACTCCTTTAATGGTACCGTTATGGTAGAAAAGCCCTTGTTTGAAAAAAGACATGATATGCCCCAAAACAATTTTAAAAATGTCTATGTTGGATATAATTTGAGATTTAATCCTATAATTAAAAAGCTTTACAGAATTATTAAAAATGAAAAAGTGTTGTTTGCCAAGGCATACGCAGGACAGTACCTGCCTTACTGGAGGGTGGGAAGGGATTACACCTTTACATATTCAGCAAAGAAAAATGAAGGCGGGGGAGTTTTACTTGACTTAAGCCATGAACTGGACTATTGTACATGGCTTTTTGGCAACTGGAGTGAAATGACCGCCATTGGGGGAAAATACAGCAGTTTAAAAATTGACAGTGAAGATGTTTTTTGTATCACCATGGCAGCGGAAAAGTGTCCTGTAGTGCAAATAAACTTAAATTATCTAGATAAAATCGGAAGAAGGGAAATAACGGTAATTACAGATAAAAAGACAATTATAGCAGATTTAACAGGGCAAAAAATACAAATAAACAAAAAAGTAATAAGATACAACATTACCAGGGACTACACCTATTACATGCAGCACAAGGCGGTTTTAAAAGGGGAAACCCATTGCTTGTGTACACTTGAGGAAGGTATGAACATTTTGGATATGGTTTTTTATGCAAAAGAAGCATTAAAGAAAAAGGAGTGGGTAAAAAGGTGA
- a CDS encoding motility associated factor glycosyltransferase family protein, which yields MIIAKKNEREIFFEKNIKLLPPPLQEILLKVDKKKLWEKVDVRYNEEGYPLCMYYDNGNVFKINSEKPLQEAKRWYDEIEEKGAGAIFLYGTGFGYPLFEVLSRKQPHTLVLVFEENIYLFSAMLHYFDLEPFIKNQRVVFLIGEERDFKKVLQEIFYSIILTMCTNPSLAFTHCAKRNFKDKYLKIHKYVFSQISLMVFYVGNDHKDNLTGFTNFMHNVKMVLENPYLSCLKGYFKDFPAFIVANGPSLDKNISQLKRIQDKGIIICAESSVIPLIKNNIKVDVMAVLERTKYTYEYHFKNVKHQEDMVLLALGVVDKNVFPSFSGAKIPVFRKKEAISSWLNGHIGDESSLDAGANVSHMAFELAVLFGANPIVFVGQDYSYGDKGVTHSKDSVYLEEKGERARKILESKRVIYVEGVYGEKVPSNQLWIDFKRGLEEKIELNPNKIVIDATEGGAKIKGTVCKKLSDVIDEYCSKKIEIKPYEIINESKKNILIYQRKNKLEKLKKDVKSHIQLFIKLKKRAVEGKFDCIEMIRICDNEEYLNHKITLEETYKKNIKAYQMFLEDEVSRYFCQQVLFVYYYLMNKLGIIDSKEKTKEIFKLQYDFFHHLGVVCQGVLVSFEDAARLLEGIDLKL from the coding sequence ATGATTATAGCTAAAAAAAATGAGAGGGAAATTTTTTTTGAAAAAAATATAAAACTGCTTCCGCCGCCCCTTCAAGAGATTTTACTAAAGGTAGACAAAAAGAAGCTTTGGGAGAAGGTTGATGTAAGATATAATGAGGAAGGGTACCCCCTTTGCATGTACTATGATAACGGGAACGTTTTTAAAATAAACAGTGAAAAGCCCCTACAGGAAGCAAAGAGATGGTATGACGAAATAGAAGAAAAGGGTGCGGGTGCTATATTTTTATACGGCACGGGTTTTGGATATCCCCTTTTTGAAGTACTGTCAAGAAAGCAGCCTCATACACTGGTTTTGGTGTTTGAAGAAAATATCTATCTTTTTTCGGCAATGCTTCATTATTTTGATTTAGAGCCTTTTATAAAAAACCAAAGAGTGGTTTTTTTGATAGGTGAAGAAAGGGATTTTAAAAAAGTTTTACAAGAAATATTTTACAGTATTATACTTACAATGTGCACAAATCCTTCTTTGGCATTTACCCACTGTGCTAAAAGAAATTTTAAAGATAAGTATTTAAAAATTCACAAATATGTTTTTTCTCAAATATCATTGATGGTGTTTTATGTGGGAAATGACCACAAGGACAATTTAACAGGGTTTACCAATTTTATGCATAACGTAAAGATGGTGCTGGAAAACCCGTATCTTAGTTGTCTCAAAGGATATTTTAAAGATTTTCCTGCCTTTATTGTGGCAAACGGTCCGTCCCTTGATAAAAATATAAGCCAGCTAAAAAGAATTCAAGATAAGGGCATTATTATATGTGCAGAGTCTTCGGTGATACCTTTAATAAAAAATAATATAAAAGTAGATGTAATGGCTGTTTTAGAAAGGACAAAATACACTTATGAATACCACTTTAAAAATGTAAAGCATCAGGAGGACATGGTACTTTTGGCTTTAGGGGTTGTTGACAAAAATGTTTTTCCTTCCTTTTCCGGAGCAAAAATCCCGGTATTTAGAAAAAAAGAGGCAATAAGCAGCTGGTTAAACGGTCATATTGGGGACGAAAGCTCATTGGATGCAGGAGCTAATGTTTCCCATATGGCATTTGAACTGGCTGTGCTTTTTGGTGCAAATCCAATTGTATTTGTAGGTCAGGACTATTCTTACGGGGACAAAGGAGTAACTCATAGTAAGGATTCTGTTTACTTAGAGGAAAAGGGGGAAAGGGCACGTAAGATATTGGAATCTAAAAGGGTTATTTATGTGGAAGGAGTTTACGGGGAAAAAGTTCCTTCCAATCAGCTGTGGATTGATTTTAAAAGAGGTTTAGAGGAAAAAATAGAATTAAACCCAAATAAAATAGTAATAGATGCCACAGAGGGAGGAGCAAAAATAAAAGGAACCGTTTGTAAAAAACTTTCAGATGTTATTGATGAGTACTGCAGTAAAAAAATAGAAATAAAGCCTTATGAAATAATAAATGAGAGCAAAAAGAATATTTTAATTTATCAAAGAAAAAACAAATTAGAAAAACTTAAAAAGGATGTTAAAAGTCATATACAGCTTTTTATAAAATTAAAAAAGAGGGCAGTTGAAGGGAAGTTTGACTGCATTGAAATGATTAGGATATGTGATAATGAGGAATATTTAAATCACAAAATTACCTTAGAAGAGACATATAAGAAGAATATAAAAGCTTATCAGATGTTTTTAGAAGATGAAGTTTCCAGGTATTTTTGCCAGCAGGTTTTATTTGTGTATTACTACCTTATGAATAAATTAGGAATTATTGATTCAAAAGAAAAAACAAAAGAAATATTTAAACTCCAGTATGATTTTTTTCACCATTTAGGTGTAGTGTGCCAGGGCGTACTGGTTTCTTTTGAAGATGCTGCAAGGCTTTTAGAGGGTATTGATTTAAAGCTGTAA
- a CDS encoding glycosyltransferase, whose product MNEMFLSVCIVVREVRSCILKCIDSVKDIADEIIILNTCPYREIPDEIKNMDIPKDVKISVYKAKWNNSYGEAKNFCLDKTKGRWVLFINPYEELEKVNKEKLHELLRDPNVEGYFLHIDNTGKILPLTELIRLFRNRREYRYKHRVFERITDKGLHFVKDSGIKINSKNSIRKDENYLLELELNENPNDGYIQYVYGIDLMNKKLYKESSKFFRKSEKNTNPEEIFAPHLYRCFILSLVNLKEEREAFKILEKGMELFPFYKNFLNIEIIMNVMNIFLEKREYEEALECTKHFEKYKNLENQINSIKFICYTMLKKEEEALKILDLINKDSVYYNYMLLQRVESLWAGERWEEAKSLLISVKKTDDNLISLYNLIHEVLTGKKTGNITLSHSQYQIVNMIKDDLLWLESEDKAKILTDNFNKGE is encoded by the coding sequence ATGAATGAGATGTTTTTAAGTGTGTGCATTGTGGTGCGTGAGGTAAGAAGCTGTATTTTAAAATGTATAGACAGTGTAAAAGATATTGCAGACGAGATAATAATTTTAAACACATGTCCCTATAGAGAAATTCCGGATGAAATTAAAAATATGGATATACCAAAGGACGTTAAAATAAGTGTTTATAAAGCCAAATGGAATAACAGCTACGGGGAAGCTAAAAATTTTTGTTTGGATAAAACAAAGGGAAGGTGGGTACTTTTTATTAACCCGTATGAAGAACTGGAAAAAGTAAATAAGGAAAAACTACATGAGCTTTTAAGGGATCCTAATGTTGAAGGTTATTTTTTACATATTGATAATACTGGTAAAATATTACCCCTGACAGAATTAATACGCCTTTTTAGAAACAGAAGGGAATACAGGTATAAACACAGGGTATTTGAAAGAATTACAGATAAGGGTTTGCATTTTGTAAAAGATTCAGGCATAAAAATTAATAGTAAAAATTCTATAAGGAAGGATGAAAATTATCTTCTTGAACTGGAACTTAATGAAAACCCTAATGACGGGTACATTCAGTATGTTTATGGAATTGATTTAATGAATAAAAAGCTTTATAAAGAAAGCAGCAAATTTTTTAGAAAATCAGAAAAAAATACAAATCCTGAAGAAATTTTTGCTCCTCATTTATATAGATGCTTTATTTTAAGTCTAGTAAATTTAAAAGAGGAAAGGGAAGCTTTTAAAATTTTAGAAAAGGGCATGGAGCTTTTTCCTTTTTATAAGAACTTTCTTAACATAGAAATAATAATGAATGTAATGAATATCTTTTTAGAAAAGCGGGAGTATGAAGAAGCATTAGAATGTACAAAACATTTTGAAAAATATAAAAATTTAGAGAACCAGATAAACAGCATTAAATTTATATGCTATACAATGCTTAAAAAAGAAGAAGAGGCGCTAAAAATTCTAGATTTAATCAACAAAGACAGTGTTTATTATAACTATATGCTGCTTCAAAGGGTGGAGAGCCTTTGGGCCGGTGAAAGGTGGGAAGAAGCAAAAAGCCTTCTTATTAGCGTAAAAAAAACAGATGATAATTTAATCTCCTTGTACAACCTGATTCATGAAGTTTTAACAGGAAAGAAAACAGGAAATATAACTCTTTCTCATAGCCAGTACCAAATTGTGAATATGATTAAAGATGATTTACTTTGGCTTGAAAGTGAAGATAAAGCAAAAATTTTAACGGATAATTTTAATAAGGGGGAATAG
- a CDS encoding acetyltransferase, with protein MKIAVFGAGGLAKEILDIVVNLKFENIVFIDNKFYGFIWDYPIVNEKETYFLAKENYKFVIGIGDTKIRKKIKEKFSDIEYINLIHPFAVLGYKQREEVERKKGNVIFAGVKISNSVKVGNFGIYYYNSTVGHDCIIEDFVTICPGANISGNVKVCEGAFIGANACVLQGDLANKKIIGRNSVVGAGAVVTKNVAENIMVKGIPAK; from the coding sequence GTGAAAATTGCCGTTTTTGGCGCAGGGGGGTTGGCAAAAGAAATACTGGATATAGTAGTGAATTTAAAATTTGAAAATATAGTTTTTATTGATAATAAATTTTACGGCTTTATATGGGATTATCCAATAGTAAATGAAAAAGAGACTTATTTTCTTGCAAAGGAAAATTATAAATTTGTTATTGGAATAGGGGATACCAAGATACGTAAGAAAATAAAAGAAAAGTTTAGTGATATTGAATATATAAATCTCATACACCCTTTTGCAGTGCTTGGCTACAAGCAAAGGGAGGAGGTGGAAAGGAAAAAGGGCAATGTTATATTTGCGGGAGTTAAAATCTCCAACAGCGTAAAAGTCGGCAACTTCGGGATTTACTATTACAACTCTACAGTAGGCCATGACTGTATAATAGAAGACTTTGTAACAATTTGCCCGGGGGCTAACATATCAGGAAACGTTAAGGTTTGCGAAGGGGCTTTTATTGGTGCAAATGCATGTGTACTGCAGGGGGATTTAGCCAATAAAAAAATAATCGGCAGAAATTCCGTTGTGGGTGCAGGGGCGGTAGTAACAAAAAATGTTGCTGAAAATATAATGGTAAAAGGGATTCCTGCAAAATAA
- a CDS encoding DUF4183 domain-containing protein, translated as MATTLFKLVMDATTTTDTNPEVERYFYKLEEADRDSGIITIPYDKFFDDEGNSLTTNLTTATPNNGYYLLFVNGVLQQTSLFTVGSQGSSLEIRNASSVPVSAPITLIVNNFAPVSNTVITS; from the coding sequence ATGGCTACAACTTTATTTAAACTGGTAATGGATGCAACAACCACTACAGATACAAATCCTGAAGTGGAAAGATACTTTTACAAACTAGAAGAAGCCGACAGGGACAGTGGCATTATTACAATTCCATACGATAAATTTTTTGATGATGAAGGAAACTCACTAACTACAAACCTTACAACTGCGACACCAAACAACGGCTACTACCTTTTGTTTGTTAACGGTGTTTTACAGCAAACCAGCTTATTTACTGTAGGCTCTCAAGGCTCCAGCCTTGAAATAAGAAATGCATCTTCAGTTCCTGTTAGCGCGCCCATTACCCTTATTGTGAATAACTTTGCCCCTGTTTCAAATACTGTAATAACATCATAA
- a CDS encoding glucuronyl esterase domain-containing protein, translating into MQLSPSPSPSNTPIPTGSGEISVPTDNINVPSFSQLQNNPKLPDPFTFINGSKVTSLNDWPLRRAEISALAQRYIYGEKPNPPESVTGSYGNGRITVTVKDKGKTISFDCSIQYPSKGTAPYPAMIGMGMNTLNTSVIRDMGVALITLPVDEIAQQSGTHTRGRGKFYDLYGSNHSAGALMAWAWAASRLIDALEVTPSANIDPARIAVTGGSRYGKGALAAGAFDERIALTIPQESGCGGTSSWRVAEAQKASGQNVQTLSHIITEQPWLSKSIEQFVNQTNKLPVDQHMILGMCAPRGLLVIENTGMEWLGNLSCYTSSQAARLIYEALGVKDHMGFSQVGGHMHCAFPDSQIPELRAFIQKFLLGDNSANTNVNKTDGNFSFDKARWADWSVPTLR; encoded by the coding sequence CTGCAACTTTCACCATCACCATCGCCATCAAATACGCCAATACCGACAGGTTCAGGTGAAATAAGCGTACCTACCGATAATATCAATGTACCGTCTTTTTCACAGCTACAAAATAATCCAAAACTGCCTGATCCATTTACATTCATTAATGGTTCAAAAGTTACAAGCTTAAATGACTGGCCGCTAAGACGTGCAGAAATCAGTGCTTTAGCACAAAGATATATATACGGTGAAAAGCCTAATCCTCCGGAATCTGTAACAGGTTCATATGGAAATGGCAGAATAACTGTAACTGTAAAAGATAAAGGTAAAACAATATCCTTTGATTGTTCAATCCAGTATCCAAGTAAAGGCACGGCTCCTTATCCTGCAATGATCGGGATGGGAATGAATACCCTTAATACAAGTGTAATAAGGGATATGGGAGTTGCACTGATTACTTTACCTGTTGACGAGATTGCACAGCAGTCCGGTACACATACAAGGGGCAGGGGAAAATTCTATGACTTATATGGCAGCAATCACTCAGCCGGTGCATTAATGGCATGGGCCTGGGCTGCAAGCCGTCTTATAGATGCCCTTGAAGTAACTCCAAGTGCCAACATCGATCCTGCAAGAATAGCTGTAACAGGTGGATCCCGTTATGGTAAAGGCGCACTTGCCGCAGGTGCCTTTGATGAAAGAATTGCTCTTACAATACCACAGGAGTCCGGTTGTGGAGGAACATCAAGCTGGCGTGTTGCAGAGGCCCAGAAAGCTTCAGGACAGAATGTTCAGACATTGTCACATATTATTACAGAGCAGCCTTGGCTGTCTAAATCCATTGAACAGTTTGTCAACCAGACAAACAAGCTGCCGGTAGACCAGCACATGATATTGGGTATGTGTGCACCCAGAGGTCTTCTTGTAATTGAAAATACAGGAATGGAATGGCTGGGTAATTTAAGTTGCTATACATCTTCCCAAGCTGCACGTTTGATATATGAAGCCCTTGGTGTAAAAGACCATATGGGATTTTCACAGGTGGGAGGACATATGCACTGTGCATTCCCTGATTCCCAGATACCTGAGTTAAGAGCCTTTATCCAAAAGTTTTTACTTGGAGATAACAGTGCTAATACAAATGTTAACAAGACAGACGGTAACTTCTCATTTGACAAGGCAAGATGGGCTGATTGGTCAGTACCTACATTGAGATAA